A single window of Drosophila suzukii chromosome 3, CBGP_Dsuzu_IsoJpt1.0, whole genome shotgun sequence DNA harbors:
- the LOC108011902 gene encoding dnaJ homolog subfamily C member 8 isoform X1 — translation MSSSSTRDQPGTSHETFEDFYTEVKEIEKRDSVLTPSQQIDRLLRPGSTYFNLNPFEVLQIEPEVEVADIKKRYRTLSILVHPDKNPDNQERAQMAFDIVSRSWKILENELTRKRCLEVYEEAKGRTDQMIAEKRKKLKKEGRPTEPIPEDDPTKYKHAIYVMVMKLFADMERRRQKLDQRDQEERKRKRETEIEEEERIKADREWQQNFEESRQSRVNSWHDFQSGSKKSKKAKKQKHMTGMMVPPKFKPESR, via the exons ATGTCCTCCTCTTCGACCAGAGACCAGCCGGGAACCTCCCACGAGACGTTCGAGGACTTTTACACAGAA GTGAAAGAAATTGAAAAACGTGATTCAGTTTTAACTCCTTCTCAACAAATTGATCGTTTACTTCGTCCAGGTTCAACGTACTTCAATCTCAATCCGTTTGAGGTGCTCCAAATCGAGCCCGAGGTCGAGGTGGCCGACATAAAAAAGCGCTACCGCACCTTGTCGATCCTCGTCCATCCAGACAAGAACCCCGACAACCAGGAGCGCGCTCAAATGGCATTCGATATTGTGTCGCGTTCCTGGAAGATCCTGGAGAACGAACTCACGCGCAAAAGGTGTCTGGAGGTGTACGAGGAGGCCAAGGGGCGAACGGATCAAATG ATTGCAGAAAAGCGAAAAAAGCTCAAAAAGGAGGGTCGGCCCACGGAGCCCATTCCCGAGGACGATCCCACCAAGTACAAGCATGCCATATACGTGATGGTCATGAAGCTGTTCGCCGACATGGAGCGCCGGCGACAGAAGCTCGACCAGCGCGACCAGGAGGAGCGCAAGAGGAAGCGCGAAACCGAgatcgaggaggaggagcggATCAAGGCGGACCGCGAGTGGCAACAGAACTTCGAGGAGTCGCGACAGAGCCGCGTCAATAGCTGGCATGACTTCCAGTCCGGCTCCAAAAAGTCTAAGAAGGCCAAGAAACAAAAGCATATGACCGGCATGATGGTGCCACCCAAGTTTAAGCCCGAGTCGCGATAA
- the Lsd-1 gene encoding lipid storage droplets surface-binding protein 1 isoform X1, with translation MATATSGSGLHLEAIDRIGSIPLVESSVKRVETIYDKVKNNNRLFSWYFETAEATISAAYETIQPAVKLFEPSIQRLDNVMCKSLDILEQRIPLVYLPPEMGILLGLKMYWNTKEYMSDHLVRPVLKRADSVKLIGNAVLESPLTTYAADRIDGAFTAGDKFVDKYLVPIQTDHDQTDVRKLLSTLDGHITPIRLHLTRMLGHKSPQEDDNDTVPDERGAIKAIHHGQRFSRKLKRRLTQRTIAEARALKKQSKEAIHVLIYAAELIATDPKQAVQKAKELWVYLSADEPENQARPATLEQLILLLTRESARRVVHLVNFSAHMAANIPRNLAHTTTEVAHQIIYINHRIITISRLDKVKTISKEEAESLFKRMLAFYGNLQGLTNAYLERVASFLSGRMEAEKVTGSDSANSNHRSSRRRQEPNHYSAAHNNINGVY, from the exons ATGG CAACTGCAACCAGCGGCAGTGGACTCCATCTGGAGGCCATCGATCGCATTGGCTCCATTCCCCTGGTGGAATCCAGTGTGAAGCGAGTGGAGACCATCTACGACAAGGTCAAGAACAACAATAGGCTCTTCTCCTGGTACTTCGAGACCGCCGAGGCCACCATCTCGGCAGCATACGAGACCATTCAACCGGCAGTGAAACTCTTCGAGCCTTCCATTCAGCGCCTGGACAACGTGATGTGCAAGAGTCTGGACATCCTGGAACAGCGCATCCCACTGGTCTATCTGCCACCCGAAATG GGCATCCTTCTCGGCTTAAAGATGTACTGGAACACCAAGGAGTACATGTCGGATCACCTGGTGCGTCCGGTCCTGAAGCGTGCCGACTCCGTCAAGCTGATCGGAAATGCGGTTTTGGAGAGCCCACTGACAACCTATGCCGCCGATCGCATTGATGGAGCCTTCACAGCCGGCGACAAGTTCGTGGACAAGTACCTGGTGCCCATTCAAACGGATCATGATCAGACCGATG TTCGAAAATTGCTTTCGACCCTGGATGGTCATATTACGCCGATTCGACTACACTTAACAAGAATGCTTGGGCATAAAA GCCCGCAGGAGGATGATAACGACACAGTACCGGACGAGCGGGGTGCCATCAAGGCGATCCATCACGGTCAACGCTTCTCCCGCAAGCTGAAGCGCCGTCTCACCCAAAGAACCATCGCAGAGGCCCGCGCCCTCAAGAAACAGAGCAAGGAGGCTATCCACGTGCTCATCTATGCCGCGGAGCTG ATTGCCACCGACCCCAAGCAGGCCGTTCAAAAGGCCAAGGAACTTTGGGTCTACCTCAGTGCAGATGAGCCCGAGAATCAGGCCAGGCCCGCCACGCTGGAGCAGTTAATATTGCTCCTGACCAGAGAATCGGCCAGGCGAGTGGTGCACCTGGTGAACTTCAGCGCCCATATGGCAGCCAACATACCCAG AAACCTGGCACacacaacgacagaggtggcCCACCAAATCATATACATCAACCACCGCATTATCACAATCTCCCGGCTGGATAAGGTGAAGACCATATCCAAGGAGGAAGCTGAATCTCTCTTCAAGCGAATGCTGGCGTTCTACGGTAACCTGCAGGGTCTGACCAATGCCTACCTG GAACGAGTGGCTAGCTTTCTATCCGGACGCATGGAAGCGGAGAAGGTGACGGGCAGCGATAGCGCCAATTCCAACCACAGGTCCTCGCGGAGAAGGCAGGAGCCAAATCATTATTCAGCCGCCCACAATAACATCAACGGCGTCTACTAG
- the Lsd-1 gene encoding lipid storage droplets surface-binding protein 1 isoform X2: MATATSGSGLHLEAIDRIGSIPLVESSVKRVETIYDKVKNNNRLFSWYFETAEATISAAYETIQPAVKLFEPSIQRLDNVMCKSLDILEQRIPLVYLPPEMMYWNTKEYMSDHLVRPVLKRADSVKLIGNAVLESPLTTYAADRIDGAFTAGDKFVDKYLVPIQTDHDQTDVRKLLSTLDGHITPIRLHLTRMLGHKSPQEDDNDTVPDERGAIKAIHHGQRFSRKLKRRLTQRTIAEARALKKQSKEAIHVLIYAAELIATDPKQAVQKAKELWVYLSADEPENQARPATLEQLILLLTRESARRVVHLVNFSAHMAANIPRNLAHTTTEVAHQIIYINHRIITISRLDKVKTISKEEAESLFKRMLAFYGNLQGLTNAYLERVASFLSGRMEAEKVTGSDSANSNHRSSRRRQEPNHYSAAHNNINGVY; this comes from the exons ATGG CAACTGCAACCAGCGGCAGTGGACTCCATCTGGAGGCCATCGATCGCATTGGCTCCATTCCCCTGGTGGAATCCAGTGTGAAGCGAGTGGAGACCATCTACGACAAGGTCAAGAACAACAATAGGCTCTTCTCCTGGTACTTCGAGACCGCCGAGGCCACCATCTCGGCAGCATACGAGACCATTCAACCGGCAGTGAAACTCTTCGAGCCTTCCATTCAGCGCCTGGACAACGTGATGTGCAAGAGTCTGGACATCCTGGAACAGCGCATCCCACTGGTCTATCTGCCACCCGAAATG ATGTACTGGAACACCAAGGAGTACATGTCGGATCACCTGGTGCGTCCGGTCCTGAAGCGTGCCGACTCCGTCAAGCTGATCGGAAATGCGGTTTTGGAGAGCCCACTGACAACCTATGCCGCCGATCGCATTGATGGAGCCTTCACAGCCGGCGACAAGTTCGTGGACAAGTACCTGGTGCCCATTCAAACGGATCATGATCAGACCGATG TTCGAAAATTGCTTTCGACCCTGGATGGTCATATTACGCCGATTCGACTACACTTAACAAGAATGCTTGGGCATAAAA GCCCGCAGGAGGATGATAACGACACAGTACCGGACGAGCGGGGTGCCATCAAGGCGATCCATCACGGTCAACGCTTCTCCCGCAAGCTGAAGCGCCGTCTCACCCAAAGAACCATCGCAGAGGCCCGCGCCCTCAAGAAACAGAGCAAGGAGGCTATCCACGTGCTCATCTATGCCGCGGAGCTG ATTGCCACCGACCCCAAGCAGGCCGTTCAAAAGGCCAAGGAACTTTGGGTCTACCTCAGTGCAGATGAGCCCGAGAATCAGGCCAGGCCCGCCACGCTGGAGCAGTTAATATTGCTCCTGACCAGAGAATCGGCCAGGCGAGTGGTGCACCTGGTGAACTTCAGCGCCCATATGGCAGCCAACATACCCAG AAACCTGGCACacacaacgacagaggtggcCCACCAAATCATATACATCAACCACCGCATTATCACAATCTCCCGGCTGGATAAGGTGAAGACCATATCCAAGGAGGAAGCTGAATCTCTCTTCAAGCGAATGCTGGCGTTCTACGGTAACCTGCAGGGTCTGACCAATGCCTACCTG GAACGAGTGGCTAGCTTTCTATCCGGACGCATGGAAGCGGAGAAGGTGACGGGCAGCGATAGCGCCAATTCCAACCACAGGTCCTCGCGGAGAAGGCAGGAGCCAAATCATTATTCAGCCGCCCACAATAACATCAACGGCGTCTACTAG
- the Lsd-1 gene encoding lipid storage droplets surface-binding protein 1 isoform X4, whose translation MATATSGSGLHLEAIDRIGSIPLVESSVKRVETIYDKVKNNNRLFSWYFETAEATISAAYETIQPAVKLFEPSIQRLDNVMCKSLDILEQRIPLVYLPPEMMYWNTKEYMSDHLVRPVLKRADSVKLIGNAVLESPLTTYAADRIDGAFTAGDKFVDKYLVPIQTDHDQTDGPQEDDNDTVPDERGAIKAIHHGQRFSRKLKRRLTQRTIAEARALKKQSKEAIHVLIYAAELIATDPKQAVQKAKELWVYLSADEPENQARPATLEQLILLLTRESARRVVHLVNFSAHMAANIPRNLAHTTTEVAHQIIYINHRIITISRLDKVKTISKEEAESLFKRMLAFYGNLQGLTNAYLERVASFLSGRMEAEKVTGSDSANSNHRSSRRRQEPNHYSAAHNNINGVY comes from the exons ATGG CAACTGCAACCAGCGGCAGTGGACTCCATCTGGAGGCCATCGATCGCATTGGCTCCATTCCCCTGGTGGAATCCAGTGTGAAGCGAGTGGAGACCATCTACGACAAGGTCAAGAACAACAATAGGCTCTTCTCCTGGTACTTCGAGACCGCCGAGGCCACCATCTCGGCAGCATACGAGACCATTCAACCGGCAGTGAAACTCTTCGAGCCTTCCATTCAGCGCCTGGACAACGTGATGTGCAAGAGTCTGGACATCCTGGAACAGCGCATCCCACTGGTCTATCTGCCACCCGAAATG ATGTACTGGAACACCAAGGAGTACATGTCGGATCACCTGGTGCGTCCGGTCCTGAAGCGTGCCGACTCCGTCAAGCTGATCGGAAATGCGGTTTTGGAGAGCCCACTGACAACCTATGCCGCCGATCGCATTGATGGAGCCTTCACAGCCGGCGACAAGTTCGTGGACAAGTACCTGGTGCCCATTCAAACGGATCATGATCAGACCGATG GCCCGCAGGAGGATGATAACGACACAGTACCGGACGAGCGGGGTGCCATCAAGGCGATCCATCACGGTCAACGCTTCTCCCGCAAGCTGAAGCGCCGTCTCACCCAAAGAACCATCGCAGAGGCCCGCGCCCTCAAGAAACAGAGCAAGGAGGCTATCCACGTGCTCATCTATGCCGCGGAGCTG ATTGCCACCGACCCCAAGCAGGCCGTTCAAAAGGCCAAGGAACTTTGGGTCTACCTCAGTGCAGATGAGCCCGAGAATCAGGCCAGGCCCGCCACGCTGGAGCAGTTAATATTGCTCCTGACCAGAGAATCGGCCAGGCGAGTGGTGCACCTGGTGAACTTCAGCGCCCATATGGCAGCCAACATACCCAG AAACCTGGCACacacaacgacagaggtggcCCACCAAATCATATACATCAACCACCGCATTATCACAATCTCCCGGCTGGATAAGGTGAAGACCATATCCAAGGAGGAAGCTGAATCTCTCTTCAAGCGAATGCTGGCGTTCTACGGTAACCTGCAGGGTCTGACCAATGCCTACCTG GAACGAGTGGCTAGCTTTCTATCCGGACGCATGGAAGCGGAGAAGGTGACGGGCAGCGATAGCGCCAATTCCAACCACAGGTCCTCGCGGAGAAGGCAGGAGCCAAATCATTATTCAGCCGCCCACAATAACATCAACGGCGTCTACTAG
- the LOC108011902 gene encoding dnaJ homolog subfamily C member 8 isoform X2 produces the protein MAFDIVSRSWKILENELTRKRCLEVYEEAKGRTDQMIAEKRKKLKKEGRPTEPIPEDDPTKYKHAIYVMVMKLFADMERRRQKLDQRDQEERKRKRETEIEEEERIKADREWQQNFEESRQSRVNSWHDFQSGSKKSKKAKKQKHMTGMMVPPKFKPESR, from the exons ATGGCATTCGATATTGTGTCGCGTTCCTGGAAGATCCTGGAGAACGAACTCACGCGCAAAAGGTGTCTGGAGGTGTACGAGGAGGCCAAGGGGCGAACGGATCAAATG ATTGCAGAAAAGCGAAAAAAGCTCAAAAAGGAGGGTCGGCCCACGGAGCCCATTCCCGAGGACGATCCCACCAAGTACAAGCATGCCATATACGTGATGGTCATGAAGCTGTTCGCCGACATGGAGCGCCGGCGACAGAAGCTCGACCAGCGCGACCAGGAGGAGCGCAAGAGGAAGCGCGAAACCGAgatcgaggaggaggagcggATCAAGGCGGACCGCGAGTGGCAACAGAACTTCGAGGAGTCGCGACAGAGCCGCGTCAATAGCTGGCATGACTTCCAGTCCGGCTCCAAAAAGTCTAAGAAGGCCAAGAAACAAAAGCATATGACCGGCATGATGGTGCCACCCAAGTTTAAGCCCGAGTCGCGATAA
- the LOC108011891 gene encoding probable oligoribonuclease codes for MLMIPQLQRLGLFVSRRFLGTNSFITSNSTARMSSNQNVSGLDTDIVWMDLEMTGLDIEKDKILEVSCIITDKDLNIKSEGPSFAINHPQEVYETMTEWCMKHHYESGLIDRCKSSDVKPEQASDLLLSYLKKNIPKRSCPLGGNSVYMDRLFINRFMPLVDEYLHYRIVDVSTIKELARRWCPEVAKAAPKKAFAHRSRDDILESISELKYYKANFFK; via the coding sequence ATGCTTATGATTCCTCAACTGCAACGTTTGGGATTGTTTGTGAGCCGTAGGTTCCTGGGCACAAATAGCTTCATCACTTCCAATTCAACTGCCAGAATGAGCAGCAACCAAAACGTTTCTGGCTTGGACACGGACATCGTGTGGATGGACCTGGAAATGACCGGGCTGGACATCGAGAAGGACAAGATCCTGGAGGTCTCCTGCATAATAACGGACAAGGACCTGAACATAAAGTCCGAGGGACCCAGCTTCGCCATCAACCATCCCCAGGAGGTGTACGAAACGATGACCGAATGGTGCATGAAGCACCATTACGAATCTGGATTAATAGATCGCTGCAAGAGCTCGGACGTAAAGCCCGAACAGGCCTCCGATCTGTTGCTCTCCTATCTCAAGAAGAATATTCCAAAGCGCTCCTGTCCACTCGGCGGAAACTCTGTCTACATGGATCGACTGTTCATCAATAGATTCATGCCGTTGGTGGACGAATATTTGCATTACCGCATCGTGGATGTGTCCACCATCAAGGAACTGGCTAGGCGGTGGTGTCCCGAGGTTGCAAAGGCCGCTCCCAAGAAGGCCTTCGCCCATCGCAGCCGGGACGACATCCTGGAGAGCATCAGTGAGCTCAAGTACTACAAAGCGAACTTCTTCAAGTAA
- the Lsd-1 gene encoding lipid storage droplets surface-binding protein 1 isoform X3, whose amino-acid sequence MATATSGSGLHLEAIDRIGSIPLVESSVKRVETIYDKVKNNNRLFSWYFETAEATISAAYETIQPAVKLFEPSIQRLDNVMCKSLDILEQRIPLVYLPPEMGILLGLKMYWNTKEYMSDHLVRPVLKRADSVKLIGNAVLESPLTTYAADRIDGAFTAGDKFVDKYLVPIQTDHDQTDGPQEDDNDTVPDERGAIKAIHHGQRFSRKLKRRLTQRTIAEARALKKQSKEAIHVLIYAAELIATDPKQAVQKAKELWVYLSADEPENQARPATLEQLILLLTRESARRVVHLVNFSAHMAANIPRNLAHTTTEVAHQIIYINHRIITISRLDKVKTISKEEAESLFKRMLAFYGNLQGLTNAYLERVASFLSGRMEAEKVTGSDSANSNHRSSRRRQEPNHYSAAHNNINGVY is encoded by the exons ATGG CAACTGCAACCAGCGGCAGTGGACTCCATCTGGAGGCCATCGATCGCATTGGCTCCATTCCCCTGGTGGAATCCAGTGTGAAGCGAGTGGAGACCATCTACGACAAGGTCAAGAACAACAATAGGCTCTTCTCCTGGTACTTCGAGACCGCCGAGGCCACCATCTCGGCAGCATACGAGACCATTCAACCGGCAGTGAAACTCTTCGAGCCTTCCATTCAGCGCCTGGACAACGTGATGTGCAAGAGTCTGGACATCCTGGAACAGCGCATCCCACTGGTCTATCTGCCACCCGAAATG GGCATCCTTCTCGGCTTAAAGATGTACTGGAACACCAAGGAGTACATGTCGGATCACCTGGTGCGTCCGGTCCTGAAGCGTGCCGACTCCGTCAAGCTGATCGGAAATGCGGTTTTGGAGAGCCCACTGACAACCTATGCCGCCGATCGCATTGATGGAGCCTTCACAGCCGGCGACAAGTTCGTGGACAAGTACCTGGTGCCCATTCAAACGGATCATGATCAGACCGATG GCCCGCAGGAGGATGATAACGACACAGTACCGGACGAGCGGGGTGCCATCAAGGCGATCCATCACGGTCAACGCTTCTCCCGCAAGCTGAAGCGCCGTCTCACCCAAAGAACCATCGCAGAGGCCCGCGCCCTCAAGAAACAGAGCAAGGAGGCTATCCACGTGCTCATCTATGCCGCGGAGCTG ATTGCCACCGACCCCAAGCAGGCCGTTCAAAAGGCCAAGGAACTTTGGGTCTACCTCAGTGCAGATGAGCCCGAGAATCAGGCCAGGCCCGCCACGCTGGAGCAGTTAATATTGCTCCTGACCAGAGAATCGGCCAGGCGAGTGGTGCACCTGGTGAACTTCAGCGCCCATATGGCAGCCAACATACCCAG AAACCTGGCACacacaacgacagaggtggcCCACCAAATCATATACATCAACCACCGCATTATCACAATCTCCCGGCTGGATAAGGTGAAGACCATATCCAAGGAGGAAGCTGAATCTCTCTTCAAGCGAATGCTGGCGTTCTACGGTAACCTGCAGGGTCTGACCAATGCCTACCTG GAACGAGTGGCTAGCTTTCTATCCGGACGCATGGAAGCGGAGAAGGTGACGGGCAGCGATAGCGCCAATTCCAACCACAGGTCCTCGCGGAGAAGGCAGGAGCCAAATCATTATTCAGCCGCCCACAATAACATCAACGGCGTCTACTAG